A single region of the Salvia miltiorrhiza cultivar Shanhuang (shh) chromosome 8, IMPLAD_Smil_shh, whole genome shotgun sequence genome encodes:
- the LOC130998834 gene encoding uncharacterized protein LOC130998834: protein MARYYSSPFQEYIQHFTLPLHFVFFLSVILFFMIFNWYINYEYIFLDLMDQIKISFMVFPVLLLLLVHWLGEDRDRFPFAMDLTPEKDSLHRVGGSPLGVSVVLVLLMFMVYHHSSLQEKWFPVFARR from the coding sequence ATGGCTAGATACTATAGCTCACCCTTCCAAGAATACATCCAACACTTCACCTTGCCTCTCCACTTCGTCTTCTTCCTAAGCGTCATCCTCTTCTTCATGATCTTCAATTGGTACATAAACTATGAGTACATCTTCCTAGACTTGATGGATCAAATCAAGATAAGCTTCATGGTGTTTCCGgtgctcctcctcctcctcgtccACTGGCTAGGGGAGGATCGCGACCGCTTCCCCTTCGCCATGGACTTGACGCCCGAGAAGGATTCCCTCCACCGCGTCGGAGGCTCCCCTCTCGGGGTCTCCGTCGTGCTCGTGTTGCTCATGTTCATGGTCTATCACCACTCCTCCTTACAAGAGAAGTGGTTCCCGGTGTTTGCTCGTCGATAA
- the LOC130998833 gene encoding uncharacterized protein LOC130998833, whose translation MTKRKASQTGSTSKRQRAAESGEEKAGSGVPGSVIDICKEINADESSGSEEQQSPIRVVTLPTTAEEAGEEDEAAEEEDSGEEEEAVEEEEAVEEEESGEEEEAGEEEESGAEEEASEEENSEESAGEDEDDLSTTVQWKYLRKGMEQIKHKVNITGKENIIEIINDVLKGDNVYRELQESVFSDFLKLPSRISRSGQCLHFMISRQIAGQSNPDETALFFIVDDYVTRFSRIEFFFMTGLKFGSSNFNPYADHIILENSFYQRVLGGREISPNKLREMFMTRGLGEHKADYVKAAKMLLVTDLIFGYDGTNSRIPDWLWVLLEDTTAWEEFPWGSMSFQMTIHAINKVRSTPAANASYHLTGNTLAFLAWMYCALPKLGKDIGERKPSKVFPRMLRFTYTNNRRKPEAGEQVHFSLKPTEEENQHKHWASIEEEGTPFILQYSPTADGSKKRAKKMAARYEGVRMIQEQRVESEGEGRNQQQQEHQQQQHQQQQQGEAVMTFTASEMKQFIEKVGESAAKRARIEFVEHFNREELINDIADCVVSKLRQRQQYRPPQEVASTAEWMAHCETEERFYRQVWGTPASMPTPTPTPTPPANADIEAGISAAAAALATAQHEAGTSAAVAAATASPPQQLGQIRPTRMRMPSAACKSPFRRDDVRGTNFLRYLRSKEAEQ comes from the exons ATGACCAAGCGCAAGGCTTCACAAACCGGCTCGACCTCCAAGCGCCAGCGCGCTGCAGAATCCGGCGAGGAAAAAGCCGGATCTGGAGTTCCTGGAAGCGTCATAGATATTTGCAAAGAAATCAATGCAGATGAGAGTTCCGGATCTGAGGAACAACAATCACCGATCCGGGTGGTGACTCTTCCAACCACGGCCGAAGAAGCCGGCGAGGAAGACGAAGCCGCCGAGGAAGAAGATTCtggagaggaagaagaagccGTCGAGGAAGAAGAAGCCGTCGAGGAAGAAGAATCcggagaggaagaagaagccGGCGAGGAAGAAGAATCCGGAGCGGAAGAAGAAGCCAGCGAGGAAGAAAACTCCGAAGAGTCCGCCGGTGAAGATGAGGATGATTTGTCAACTACA GTACAATGGAAATACCTACGAAAAGGTATGGAGCAAATAAAACACAAGGTTAACATTACGGGCAAGGAGAACATTATTGAAATCATAAACGATGTTTTAAAGGGTGACAATGTATACCGTGAGCTGCAAGAGTCTGTTTTCAGCGATTTCCTAAAACTGCCATCCCGCATATCACGATCAGGCCAATGCCTGCATTTCATGATATCAAGACAGATAGCAGGACAATCAAATCCGGATGAGACGGCGTTGTTTTTTATCGTGGATGACTATGTGACGAGGTTTTCCAggattgagtttttttttatgacaGGATTGAAATTTGGGTCAAGCAACTTTAACCCCTATGCAGATCACATCATACTTGAGAATTCTTTTTATCAGAGAGTTCTTGGCGGTAGGGAAATTTCCCCCAACAAATTGAGGGAGATGTTTATGACCCGAGGTTTGGGTGAGCATAAAGCGGACTACGTTAAGGCAGCAAAGATGCTACTAGTGACGGATCTGATATTTGGCTATGATGGTACGAATTCCAGAATTCCGGATTGGCTCTGGGTGCTTTTGGAGGACACAACAGCATGGGAGGAATTCCCATGGGGCAGCATGTCATTTCAGATGACAATTCATGCAATCAACAAGGTGAGAAGCACTCCAGCAGCAAATGCATCATATCATCTAACCGGGAACACTCTTGCCTTCTTG GCTTGGATGTATTGTGCTCTCCCAAAGCTGGGAAAGGATATCGGAGAAAGAAAACCCTCAAAAGTATTCCCTCGGATGCTGAGGTTCACCTACACTAACAATCGCAGGAAACCGGAAGCTGGCGAACAG GTTCATTTTTCACTGAAACCAACAGAAGAGGAAAATCAACATAAACACTGGGCATCTATTGAAGAAGAAGGAACACCATTCATTTTGCAGTACAGTCCCACTGCGGATGGCAGCAAGAAGAGAGCAAAGAAAATGGCCGCGAGGTATGAGGGGGTCAGAATGATTCAAGAACAAAGGGTGGAGAGCGAAGGAGAAGGAAGAAACCAGCAACAGCAAGAGCATCAACAACAgcaacatcaacaacaacagcagGGAGAGGCTGTGATGACATTCACAGCCTCGGAAATGAAGCAATTTATTGAAAAAGTGGGAGAAAGCGCAGCAAAGAGAGCGCGCATTGAATTTGTTGAACATTTCAATCGGGAAGAGCTGATAAATGACATAGCTGACTGCGTCGTTAGCAAATTGCGTCAAAGACAGCAATATAGGCCACCACAAGAG GTTGCAAGCACAGCAGAATGGATGGCGCACTGTGAAACTGAGGAGAGATTTTACCGCCAAGTATGGGGAACACCGGCTTCTATGCCAACACCAACACCAACACCCACACCACCAGCAAATGCAGACATTGAAGCCGGAATATCAGCCGCAGCGGCAGCACTAGCAACCGCACAACATGAAGCAGGAACATCTGCAGCAGTGGCAGCAGCAACAGCATCCCCGCCTCAACAATTGGGGCAAATCAGACCAACCAGGATGAGGATGCCATCTGCAGCATGTAAAAGTCCATTCCGGCGTGATGATGTCAGAGGAACAAATTTTCTTAGGTACCTGAGGAGCAAAGAAGCTGAACAGTAA
- the LOC130999555 gene encoding metal tolerance protein 4-like, translating to MEPETKTGGGDTKTPLLQRGGSGRRGRLSRRNSVNSLRNDFISRLPDNVRSAVDPELPSSHIDLSRAQGLSQGEKDYYERQFATLKSFGEVDSVVLSEEIDEEDLEEQAQHERAMKISNYANVLLLAFKIYATIKSGSLAIAASTLDSLLDLMAGGILWFSHLAMKNVNIYKYPIGKLRVQPVGIIIFAAVMATLGFQVLVQAVEQLVEATPAAKMTADQLVWLYSIMLSATAVKLALWFYCRSSGNKIVRAYAKDHYFDVVTNVVGLVAAVLGDMFVWWIDPAGALVLAIYTITNWSGTVLENAVSLVGQSAPPEVLQKLTYLVLRHPQVKRIDTVRAYTFGVLYFVEVDIELPEDMPLKEAHTIGETLQMKLEKLIEVERAFVHLDHECQHKPEHAVLSRLPNSDP from the exons ATGGAGCCGGAAACCAAAACAGGCGGCGGCGACACCAAAACGCCTCTGTTGCAGCGCGGCGGCAGCGGGCGGCGCGGCCGTCTAAGTCGCCGGAACTCTGTGAACTCGCTCCGCAACGACTTCATTTCCCGGCTGCCCGATAATGTCCGGTCAGCAGTTGACCCTGAGCTTCCTTCCTCTCATATTGATCTCTCCAGAGCTCAGGGTTTGAGCcaag GAGAGAAGGATTACTATGAAAGGCAATTTGCTACATTGAAATCATTTGGGGAGGTCGATTCCGTGGTGTTATCGGAAGAGATAGACGAAGAAGATCTAGAAGAACAAGCACAGCATGAGAGAGCTATGAAGATCTCCAATTATGCTAATGTTTTGCTGCTGGCCTTTAAG ATCTACGCCACTATAAAGAGTGGATCGCTAGCCATTGCAGCTTCGACCTTGGATTCCTTGCTCGATCTCATGGCTGGGGGCATACTATGGTTTTCCCACCTTGCTATGAAGAATGTCAACATTTACAAGTACCCTATTGGGAAGCTGAGGGTCCAGCCAGTCGGCATTATCATCTTTGCTGCTGTAATGGCTACTCTTG GCTTTCAGGTTTTGGTTCAGGCTGTAGAACAGCTTGTTGAAGCGACACCCGCTGCAAAAATGACTGCAGATCAGTTGGTCTGGCTCTACTCGATTATGTTATCCGCTACTGCAGTAAAACTCGCCCTCTGGTTTTACTGCAGAAGCTCAGGCAACAAAATCGTGCGAGCCTATGCAAAG GATCACTATTTCGACGTGGTAACAAACGTGGTAGGGTTGGTGGCAGCTGTGCTCGGAGATATGTTCGTTTGGTGGATTGATCCAGCCGGTGCACTTGTACTCGCGATCTACACCATCACTAACTGGTCAGGAACAGTACTTGAAAATGCAG TGTCGCTGGTAGGCCAGTCAGCGCCACCCGAGGTGCTGCAGAAACTGACTTATCTCGTGTTGAGGCACCCTCAGGTTAAGCGTATTGACACCGTGCGTGCTTACACGTTTGGAGTTCTGTATTTTGTCGAG GTTGATATCGAGCTCCCTGAAGATATGCCCCTCAAAGAAGCTCACACCATTGGAGAGACTCTGCAGATGAAACTCGAGAAGCTTATTGAGGTCGAGAGGGCGTTCGTGCATCTTGATCACGAATGCCAGCACAAGCCGGAGCACGCTGTTCTCAGCCGCCTGCCCAACAGCGATCCTTGA
- the LOC130999554 gene encoding uncharacterized protein LOC130999554 codes for MIVHFNDHWATCLVNFTDHELTIYDSNQHKFDDIHLDIRQCVFLPICRIIPQILKKIGYYEKRNVDGKYTEWIYSYPYDGSNNLKQLDSVSCGVLSIKYVEMMLTGKFVEKNMSKAGLKTFREKIAESIYKFSTDASTFEPLEDEDEQEDAGEGEDDGEGVAAANLRE; via the coding sequence ATGATTGTTCACTTCAACGATCACTGGGCCACCTGTTTGGTGAATTTCACGGACCATGAGTTGACGATATATGACTCCAATCAGCACAAGTTCGATGATATCCATCTCGATATACGTCAATGTGTTTTCTTGCCAATCTGCAGGATTATACCACAGATCCTCAAGAAGATTGGCTATTATGAGAAGCGCAATGTGGATGGGAAATACACAGAATGGATATATTCCTACCCATACGATGGATCGAACAATCTGAAACAACTGGATAGCGTAAGTTGTGGGGTTCTGTCTATTAAGTATGTCGAGATGATGCTTACTGGAAAGTTCGTTGAAAAGAACATGAGCAAGGCGGGGCTTAAAACATTCCGTGAAAAGATAGCAGAAAGCATCTACAAATTCAGCACGGATGCAAGTACCTTTGAGCCCTTGGAAGATGAAGATGAACAAGAGGATGCCGGTGAAGGCGAAGATGACGGTGAAGGCGTTGCGGCAGCCAATCTTCGTGAATGA